The following proteins come from a genomic window of Nitrosopumilaceae archaeon AB1(1):
- a CDS encoding DUF2341 domain-containing protein has translation MNGNNVVYVKLGSSYSEQNATTDDDSPIVIGGDTVDTNTAANYTITYNSADSSGNDAIQVNRTVVVQQILGASWDTRLQITINSSQVIGNHENFTVLISINDINLNSTTVQSAGQDIRFTTTDGNTLLEHEIESFTNDATTGTLVAWVRLPTLSNTSDTILYMYYNVSTASSIPYPNVWDSDYEIIYHMDQSTFTANSTLDSSGNDCHATPLSTGSTDFNSNDLVSAQIGNGLNFDGVDNNTGDYLDLPDLEGSLFNNTDFTISAWANIDVLKNWARIVDFGNGQDDNNILIAAHRTNPHLRYDMRQGTSSDGVTASDILQTGQWAYFTVVHESSGTATIYKNGTSITSGSVHTSLNESRASNYIGRSNWANDYYFDGKFDEFRLSSTARSADWIATEYANQNSPSTFFTISAPEDRSVAISFAITNTQGDNIIITFNKNIIYSVIPTTDFTLTGTSATIDSITSNSSSITLNLSGNLLSNEIITISYTKTSGGINSTQSTDITLENFVNQPITNNILPPPIFVNAYTNQQGDIITVNFDKVVTLTNTTSPTDFAVNISGITTTSITRHNDTAINLTLDSNILPALPLTLSYNQTTSSITNVNDLSLANFTNQPITNNAQIIDLHSLWDTRQKITINSNQIVTTLQNFTLLVSISDSTLNNSVCSI, from the coding sequence CTGAATGGTAATAATGTCGTTTATGTAAAACTTGGCTCATCCTACTCTGAGCAAAACGCCACTACTGATGATGACTCTCCTATCGTCATTGGTGGTGACACTGTAGATACAAATACTGCGGCCAATTACACCATCACATACAACTCTGCTGATTCATCAGGTAATGATGCCATCCAAGTGAATAGAACTGTAGTTGTTCAACAAATACTAGGTGCCTCTTGGGACACAAGACTACAGATCACTATAAATTCATCTCAAGTAATTGGAAATCATGAAAATTTCACAGTTTTAATATCAATAAATGATATAAATCTCAATTCTACAACTGTTCAATCTGCTGGACAAGATATAAGATTCACTACTACTGATGGCAATACCCTCTTAGAGCATGAAATTGAATCATTTACTAATGATGCTACTACCGGTACTCTAGTAGCTTGGGTTCGTCTACCTACTTTGAGCAATACCAGTGATACCATACTCTACATGTATTATAATGTCTCAACAGCGTCATCTATTCCATATCCTAATGTTTGGGATTCAGACTATGAGATAATTTATCACATGGATCAATCCACTTTTACTGCAAACTCTACCCTAGACTCATCAGGGAATGATTGTCATGCAACACCACTATCTACAGGCTCTACTGACTTTAATTCTAATGATTTAGTATCTGCACAAATTGGTAATGGACTAAACTTTGATGGAGTAGACAACAACACCGGAGATTATCTTGATCTTCCAGACTTGGAAGGTAGTCTATTCAACAATACAGACTTTACCATCTCGGCATGGGCAAATATTGATGTCCTTAAAAATTGGGCTAGAATCGTTGATTTTGGCAATGGTCAGGATGATAACAATATTCTAATTGCTGCCCATCGCACTAACCCGCATTTGAGATATGATATGCGACAGGGTACCAGCTCTGATGGTGTCACAGCTAGTGATATTTTGCAGACAGGTCAATGGGCATACTTTACAGTTGTACATGAATCATCAGGTACAGCAACTATCTACAAAAATGGCACCTCAATTACTAGTGGTTCTGTGCATACATCTCTTAATGAGAGTAGAGCATCAAACTATATCGGAAGATCCAATTGGGCAAATGATTATTACTTTGATGGCAAATTCGATGAATTCCGACTATCATCTACTGCTCGCTCTGCAGACTGGATTGCAACAGAGTATGCAAATCAAAACTCACCTTCTACTTTCTTTACTATATCTGCACCTGAAGATAGAAGTGTAGCGATATCTTTTGCTATTACCAACACACAAGGTGATAACATTATAATTACTTTTAATAAAAACATTATCTATTCGGTTATTCCTACCACTGACTTTACTCTTACTGGTACATCTGCTACAATAGATAGCATAACATCAAACTCCTCTTCAATTACTCTGAATTTAAGCGGAAATCTCTTGTCAAATGAAATCATCACTATCTCATATACTAAAACTAGTGGTGGAATAAACTCTACTCAAAGTACAGACATAACACTAGAAAACTTTGTGAATCAACCAATCACTAATAATATTCTACCACCTCCAATCTTTGTTAACGCCTATACAAACCAGCAAGGTGACATCATTACTGTCAACTTTGATAAAGTAGTCACTCTTACCAATACCACTTCTCCAACTGACTTTGCAGTAAATATTTCAGGTATTACTACAACTAGTATAACTAGACATAATGACACTGCCATCAATCTAACATTAGACTCTAACATTCTACCTGCATTACCATTAACACTATCATATAATCAAACAACTAGTAGTATTACAAACGTAAATGATTTATCACTTGCAAACTTTACAAATCAACCAATCACTAATAATGCTCAAATTATTGATTTACATTCCTTGTGGGATACTAGACAGAAAATTACTATTAACAGTAACCAAATAGTTACAACTCTTCAAAACTTTACCCTTCTAGTAAGTATCTCTGATTCTACTTTGAACAATTCAGTCTGTTCTATCTAA
- a CDS encoding LamG-like jellyroll fold domain-containing protein, with protein MEGSLFNNTDFTISVWANDDALNYFSRIVDFGNGHEQANIKFGISSVFSIMIYEIYNAGNSQSLSDRGVLSLSQWVYFTVVHESSGTATIYNNGASRTSRSLPTSDDVNRTSNYIGRTDNPAHSYFDGKLDEFRLSSTARSADWIATEYANQNSPSTFFTISAPEDRRVVITSAITNTQGDNIIITFNKNITYSVIPTTDFTLTGTSATIDSITSNSSSITLNLSGNLLANVTITISYTKTSGGINSTQNTDITLENFVNQPVINNILDTIPPVITLNGNNVVYVELGSSYSEQNATTDDNSPVTIGGDTVDTNTVGNYTITYNSTDSSGNNATQVNRTVIVRDTTAPVITLNGNATVYVELDSFLL; from the coding sequence TTGGAAGGTAGTCTATTCAACAATACAGACTTTACCATCTCGGTCTGGGCAAATGATGATGCCCTTAATTATTTTTCTAGAATCGTTGATTTTGGCAATGGTCATGAACAGGCCAATATTAAATTTGGTATCTCTAGCGTTTTCAGTATTATGATATATGAAATATACAATGCTGGTAACTCCCAGAGTTTATCAGATCGCGGTGTTTTGAGTTTATCTCAATGGGTATACTTTACAGTTGTACATGAATCATCAGGTACAGCAACTATCTATAACAATGGCGCCTCACGTACTAGTCGTTCTCTGCCTACATCTGATGATGTGAATAGAACATCAAACTATATTGGAAGAACCGATAATCCAGCTCATTCCTACTTTGATGGCAAATTAGATGAATTCCGACTATCCTCTACTGCTCGCTCTGCAGACTGGATTGCAACAGAGTATGCAAATCAAAACTCTCCCTCTACTTTCTTTACTATATCTGCACCTGAAGATAGACGTGTGGTGATAACTTCTGCTATTACCAACACACAAGGTGATAACATTATAATTACTTTTAATAAAAACATTACCTATTCGGTCATTCCTACTACTGACTTTACTCTTACTGGTACATCTGCTACAATAGATAGCATAACATCAAACTCCTCTTCAATTACTCTGAATTTAAGCGGAAATCTCTTGGCAAATGTAACCATAACTATTTCATATACTAAAACTAGTGGTGGAATAAACTCTACTCAAAATACTGACATAACACTAGAAAACTTTGTGAATCAACCTGTAATTAACAACATTTTAGATACTATTCCCCCAGTAATCACACTGAATGGTAATAATGTCGTTTATGTAGAACTTGGCTCATCCTACTCTGAGCAAAACGCTACCACTGATGACAACTCTCCAGTAACAATTGGTGGTGACACTGTAGATACAAATACTGTAGGCAATTACACCATCACATACAACTCTACTGATTCATCAGGCAATAATGCCACCCAAGTTAATAGAACTGTAATTGTTCGTGACACTACTGCCCCAGTAATCACACTGAATGGTAATGCTACTGTTTATGTAGAACTTGACTCATTCCTACTCTGA
- a CDS encoding DUF2341 domain-containing protein: MHNSYHSSVMILSLTAIMVLSATLLFPLDSAFGQAISTNNDGTRLIYTSGSIGLDPQFTSSATLSNVMSSFSFTNISLNITAFGNDGSTTAYLDVSPPISYSTANFSVTYNRPGSLSIFEFGSVNFQRSGPTPVQNNVIGPPSFSSAYTDTTGSNITVVFSENIAVGSTTFLSDFAIINSSTSIVSITSNNATSIILSLNSTLSLDDSPLLSYNDTGTNITTSLHPTLSLANFTNQPITNNVLPPPIFVNAYTNQRGDSIIVNFDKVVTLISTASPTDFAVNISGITTTSITKHNDTAINLTLDSSISSTSSLTLSYNQTTSNITNVNDLSLANFINQPITNNVLPPPIFVNAYTNQRGDNITVNFDREITLTNTTSPTDFAVSISGITTTSITRHNDTAINLTLDSSISSTSSLTLSYNQTTSDITNVNDLSLANFINQPITNNVLPPPIFVNAYTNQRGDNITVNFDREITLTNTTSPTDFAVSISGIATTSITKHNDTAINLTLDSNIPPALSLTLSYSQTTSNITNVNNLSLANFINQPITNNVLPPPIFVNAYTNQRGDNITVNFDREITLTNTTSPTDFAVNISGITTTSITKHNDTAINLTLDSSISSTSSLTLSYNQTTSDITNVNDLSLANFINQPITNNVLPPPIFVNAYTNQRGDNITVNFDREITLTNTTSPTDFAVNISGITTTSITRHNDTAINLTLDSSISSTSSLTLSYNQTTSDITNVNDLSLANFINQPITNNVLPPPIFVNAYTNQRGDNITVNFDREITLTNTTSPTDFAVSISGIATTSITRHNDTAINLTLDSNIPPALSLTLSYSQTTSNITNVNNLSLANFINQPITNNVPFFDLPSLWDTRQKITINSNQITTILQNFTLLVSISDSALSNSSVLPNGADIIFTSSDGFTILPHEIESFTNNATIGTLVAWVRLPTLSSTSDTILYMYYNVSTASPIPYPDVWDSDYEIIYHMDQSTFGAQSTLDSSGNDCHATPLYTGSAAFESNDLVSAQIGNGLNFDGVDNNTGDYLDLPDLEGSLFNNTDFTISAWANIDVLKNWARIVDFGNGQDDNNILIVAPGTNPHLRYDMRQGTSSDGVTASDILQTGQWAYFTVVHESSGTATIYKNGTSITSGSVHTSNDENRTSNYIGRSNWANDSYFDGKFDEFRLSSTARSADWIATEYANQNSPSTFFTISAPEDRRVVITSAITNTQGDNIIITFNENIIYSVIPTTDFTLTGTSATISGIISDSSSITLNLSRNLLANETITISYTKTSGGINSIQNIKTTLENFVNQPVINNIPDTTPPVITLNGNDVVYVELGSSYSEQNAITDDSSPIVIRGDTVDTNTLGNYTITYHSTDSSGNDATQVNRTVIVRDTTPPVITLNGNNIVYVELG; the protein is encoded by the coding sequence TTGCATAATTCCTATCATTCATCTGTGATGATTCTCTCTTTAACTGCTATTATGGTTCTCTCTGCCACTTTGCTCTTTCCACTAGATTCTGCTTTTGGACAAGCGATATCTACTAACAATGATGGTACTAGGTTAATTTATACTTCAGGTAGTATTGGTCTTGATCCTCAATTTACCTCTTCAGCTACTTTGTCTAATGTGATGTCATCTTTTAGTTTTACTAATATTTCTCTAAACATAACTGCTTTCGGTAATGATGGATCCACCACTGCATACCTAGATGTATCTCCGCCCATATCTTACAGCACCGCTAATTTTTCAGTAACTTATAATCGTCCTGGCAGTCTAAGTATATTTGAATTTGGTAGTGTTAATTTTCAACGTAGTGGTCCTACTCCTGTACAAAACAATGTCATAGGTCCACCTAGTTTTAGTAGCGCATATACTGATACAACTGGTAGCAATATCACTGTTGTATTTTCTGAAAATATTGCAGTAGGTAGTACTACATTCCTTAGCGACTTTGCTATAATTAATTCATCCACTTCTATAGTTAGTATAACTAGTAATAATGCAACTTCTATAATTCTTTCACTAAACTCTACCCTATCCCTTGACGACTCTCCACTTTTATCATACAACGATACAGGCACAAATATCACTACTAGTCTACACCCTACTTTATCACTTGCAAACTTTACAAATCAACCAATCACTAATAATGTTCTACCGCCTCCAATCTTTGTTAACGCCTATACAAACCAGCGAGGTGACAGCATAATTGTCAACTTTGATAAAGTAGTCACTCTTATCAGTACCGCTTCTCCAACTGACTTTGCAGTAAATATTTCAGGTATTACTACAACTAGTATAACTAAACATAATGACACTGCAATCAATCTAACACTAGACTCTAGTATTTCATCCACATCATCATTAACACTATCATATAATCAAACAACCAGTAATATTACAAACGTAAATGATTTATCACTTGCAAACTTTATAAATCAACCAATCACTAATAATGTTCTGCCACCCCCAATCTTTGTTAACGCCTATACAAACCAGCGAGGTGACAACATTACTGTCAACTTTGATAGAGAAATCACTCTTACCAATACCACTTCTCCAACTGACTTTGCAGTGAGTATTTCAGGTATTACTACAACTAGTATAACTAGACATAATGACACTGCCATCAATCTAACACTAGACTCTAGTATTTCATCCACATCATCATTAACACTATCATATAATCAAACAACTAGTGATATTACAAACGTAAATGATTTATCACTTGCAAACTTTATAAATCAACCAATCACTAATAATGTTCTGCCACCCCCAATCTTTGTTAACGCCTATACAAACCAGCGAGGTGACAACATTACTGTCAACTTTGATAGAGAAATCACTCTTACCAATACCACTTCTCCAACTGACTTTGCAGTGAGTATTTCAGGTATTGCCACAACTAGTATAACTAAACATAATGACACTGCCATCAATCTAACACTAGACTCTAACATTCCACCTGCATTATCATTAACACTATCATATAGTCAAACAACTAGTAATATTACAAACGTAAATAATTTATCACTTGCAAACTTTATAAATCAACCAATCACTAATAATGTTCTGCCACCCCCAATCTTTGTTAACGCCTATACAAACCAGCGAGGTGACAACATTACTGTCAACTTTGATAGAGAAATCACTCTTACCAATACCACTTCTCCAACTGACTTTGCAGTAAATATTTCAGGTATTACTACAACTAGTATAACTAAACATAATGACACTGCCATCAATCTAACACTAGACTCTAGTATTTCATCCACATCATCATTAACACTATCATATAATCAAACAACTAGTGATATTACAAACGTAAATGATTTATCACTTGCAAACTTTATAAATCAACCAATCACTAATAATGTTCTGCCACCCCCAATCTTTGTTAACGCCTATACAAACCAGCGAGGTGACAACATTACTGTCAACTTTGATAGAGAAATCACTCTTACCAATACCACTTCTCCAACTGACTTTGCAGTAAATATTTCAGGTATTACTACAACTAGTATAACTAGACATAATGACACTGCCATCAATCTAACACTAGACTCTAGTATTTCATCCACATCATCATTAACACTATCATATAATCAAACAACTAGTGATATTACAAACGTAAATGATTTATCACTTGCAAACTTTATAAATCAACCAATCACTAATAATGTTCTGCCACCCCCAATCTTTGTTAACGCCTATACAAACCAGCGAGGTGACAACATTACTGTCAACTTTGATAGAGAAATCACTCTTACCAATACCACTTCTCCAACTGACTTTGCAGTGAGTATTTCAGGTATTGCCACAACTAGTATAACTAGACATAATGACACTGCCATCAATCTAACACTAGACTCTAACATTCCACCTGCATTATCATTAACACTATCATATAGTCAAACAACTAGTAATATTACAAACGTAAATAATTTATCACTTGCAAACTTTATAAATCAACCAATCACTAATAATGTTCCATTTTTTGATTTACCTTCCTTGTGGGATACTAGACAGAAAATTACTATTAACAGTAACCAAATAACTACAATTCTTCAAAACTTTACCCTTCTAGTAAGTATCTCTGATTCTGCTTTGAGCAATTCATCTGTTCTACCTAACGGAGCTGATATTATTTTCACTAGCAGTGATGGATTTACTATATTACCGCATGAAATTGAGTCATTTACTAATAATGCTACTATCGGTACTCTAGTAGCTTGGGTTCGTCTACCTACTTTGAGCAGTACCAGTGATACCATACTCTACATGTATTATAATGTCTCAACAGCGTCACCTATTCCATATCCTGATGTTTGGGATTCAGACTATGAAATAATTTATCACATGGATCAATCCACTTTTGGTGCACAATCTACACTAGACTCATCAGGGAATGATTGTCATGCAACACCACTATATACAGGCTCTGCTGCCTTTGAATCTAATGATTTAGTATCTGCACAAATTGGTAATGGACTAAACTTTGATGGAGTAGACAACAACACCGGAGATTATCTTGATCTTCCAGACTTGGAAGGTAGTCTATTCAACAATACAGACTTTACCATCTCGGCATGGGCAAATATTGATGTCCTTAAAAATTGGGCTAGAATCGTTGATTTTGGCAATGGTCAGGATGATAACAATATTCTAATTGTTGCCCCTGGCACTAACCCGCATTTGAGATATGATATGCGACAGGGTACCAGCTCTGATGGTGTCACAGCTAGTGATATTTTGCAGACAGGTCAATGGGCATACTTTACAGTTGTACATGAATCATCAGGTACAGCAACTATCTACAAAAATGGCACCTCAATTACTAGTGGTTCTGTGCATACATCTAATGATGAGAATAGAACATCAAACTATATCGGAAGATCCAATTGGGCAAATGATTCCTACTTTGATGGCAAATTCGATGAATTCCGACTATCATCTACTGCTCGCTCTGCAGACTGGATTGCAACAGAGTATGCAAATCAAAACTCACCTTCTACTTTCTTTACTATATCTGCACCTGAAGATAGACGTGTGGTGATAACTTCTGCTATTACCAACACACAAGGTGATAACATTATAATTACTTTTAATGAAAACATTATCTATTCGGTTATTCCTACTACAGACTTTACTCTTACTGGTACATCTGCTACAATATCTGGAATTATATCTGATTCCTCTTCAATTACTCTGAATTTAAGCAGAAATCTCTTGGCAAATGAAACCATTACTATTTCATATACTAAAACTAGTGGTGGAATAAACTCTATTCAAAATATCAAAACAACACTAGAAAACTTTGTGAATCAACCTGTAATTAACAACATTCCGGATACTACTCCCCCAGTAATCACACTGAATGGTAATGATGTCGTTTATGTAGAACTTGGCTCATCCTACTCTGAGCAAAACGCCATTACTGATGATAGCTCTCCTATCGTTATTCGTGGTGACACTGTAGATACAAATACTTTAGGCAATTACACCATCACATACCACTCTACTGATTCATCAGGTAATGATGCCACCCAAGTTAATAGAACTGTAATTGTTCGTGATACTACTCCCCCAGTAATCACACTGAATGGTAATAATATCGTTTATGTAGAACTTGGCTAA
- a CDS encoding DUF2341 domain-containing protein: MQTGQWAYFTVVHESSGTATIYNNGASITSGAVHTSLNESRASNYIGRSNWANDYYFDGKFDEFRLSSTARSADWIATEYANQNSPSTFFTISAPEDRSVAITSAITNIQGDNIIITFNENIIYSVIPTTDFTLTGTSATIDSITSNSSSITLNMRGNLLANEIITISYTKTSGGINSTQSTDITLENFVNQPITNNVPLPPIFVNAYTNQQGDIITVNFDKVVTLTNTTSPTDFAVNILGIATTSITRHNDTAINLTLDSSISFTSLTSSLTLSYNQTTSNITDANNLSLANFTNQPITINVPFFDLPSLWNTRQKITINSNQITTTLQNFTLLVSISDSALNNSAVLYDGVDIIFTSSDGFTILEHEIESFTNDDTTGTLVAWVRLPTLSSTSDTILYMYYNVSSASSIAYPDVWDSDYEIIYHMDQSTFTANSTLDSSGNDCHATPLSAGSTAFNSNDLVSAQIGNGLNFDGVDNSNGDYLDLPDLEGSLFHNTDFTLSVWVNIDALNSNSRFVDFGNGHEQDNIIFTNIRQIERLTYQIHNADNVQSLTTPRILSLGQWAYLTVVHESSGTATIYHNGTSVVSALLTLNDVNRTSNYIGRANNSAHHYFDGKFDEFRLSSTARSADWIATEYANQNSPSTFFTISAPEDRRVVITSAITNTQGDNIIITFNENIIYSVIPTTDFTLTGTSATIDSITSNSSSITLNLSGNLLSNEIITISYTKTSGGINSTQSTDITLENFVNQPITNNVLPPPIFVSAYTNQQGDIITVNFDKVVTLTNTTSPTDFAVNILGIATTSITRHNDTAINLTLDSSISFTSLTSSLTLSYNQTTSNITNVNKLSLANFTNQPITINVPFFDLPSLWNTRQKITINSNQIVTTLQNFTLLVSISDSALSNSSVLPNGADIIFTSSDGFTILQHEIESFTNNATTGTLVAWVRLPTLSNTNDTILYMYYNVSSAATIIHDNVWDSDYEIIYHMD; this comes from the coding sequence TTGCAGACAGGCCAATGGGCATACTTTACAGTTGTACATGAATCATCAGGTACAGCAACTATCTACAACAATGGCGCCTCAATTACTAGTGGTGCTGTACATACATCTCTTAATGAGAGTAGAGCATCAAACTATATCGGAAGATCCAATTGGGCAAATGATTATTACTTTGATGGCAAATTCGATGAATTCCGACTATCATCTACTGCTCGCTCTGCAGACTGGATTGCAACAGAGTATGCAAATCAAAACTCACCTTCTACTTTCTTTACTATATCTGCACCTGAAGATAGAAGTGTAGCGATAACTTCTGCTATTACCAACATACAAGGTGATAACATTATAATTACTTTTAATGAAAACATTATCTATTCGGTTATTCCTACTACTGACTTTACTCTTACTGGTACATCTGCTACAATAGATAGTATAACATCAAACTCCTCTTCAATTACTCTGAATATGAGAGGAAATCTCTTGGCAAATGAAATCATCACTATCTCATATACTAAAACTAGTGGTGGAATAAACTCTACTCAAAGTACAGACATAACACTAGAAAACTTTGTGAATCAACCAATCACTAATAATGTTCCATTACCTCCAATCTTTGTTAACGCCTATACAAACCAGCAAGGTGACATCATTACTGTTAACTTTGATAAAGTAGTCACTCTTACCAATACCACTTCTCCAACTGACTTTGCAGTAAATATTTTAGGTATTGCTACAACTAGTATAACTAGACATAATGACACTGCAATCAATCTAACACTAGACTCTAGCATTTCATTCACATCACTCACATCATCATTAACACTATCATATAATCAAACAACTAGTAATATTACAGATGCAAATAATTTATCACTTGCAAACTTTACAAATCAACCAATCACTATTAATGTTCCATTTTTTGATTTACCTTCCTTGTGGAATACTAGACAGAAAATTACTATTAACAGTAACCAAATAACTACAACTCTTCAAAACTTTACCCTTCTAGTAAGTATCTCTGATTCTGCTTTGAACAATTCAGCTGTTCTATATGACGGAGTCGATATTATTTTCACTAGCAGTGATGGATTTACTATATTAGAGCATGAAATTGAATCATTTACTAATGATGATACTACCGGTACTCTAGTAGCTTGGGTTCGTCTACCTACTTTGAGCAGTACCAGTGATACCATACTCTACATGTATTATAATGTCTCATCAGCGTCATCTATTGCATATCCTGATGTTTGGGATTCAGACTATGAAATAATTTATCACATGGATCAATCCACTTTTACTGCAAACTCTACACTAGACTCATCAGGGAATGATTGTCATGCAACACCACTATCTGCAGGTTCTACTGCCTTTAATTCTAATGATTTAGTATCTGCACAAATTGGTAATGGACTAAACTTTGATGGAGTAGACAACTCCAACGGAGATTATCTTGATCTTCCAGACTTGGAAGGTAGTCTATTTCACAATACAGACTTTACCCTCTCGGTATGGGTAAATATTGATGCCCTTAATAGTAATTCTAGATTCGTTGATTTTGGCAATGGTCATGAACAAGACAATATTATATTTACTAACATTAGGCAAATCGAGCGTTTGACATATCAAATACACAATGCTGATAACGTCCAGAGTTTAACAACTCCACGTATTTTGAGTCTAGGTCAATGGGCATACCTTACAGTTGTACATGAATCATCAGGTACAGCAACTATTTATCACAATGGCACCTCAGTTGTTAGTGCTCTGCTTACACTTAATGATGTGAATAGAACATCAAACTATATCGGAAGAGCCAATAATTCAGCTCATCACTACTTTGATGGCAAATTCGATGAATTCCGACTATCATCTACTGCTCGCTCTGCAGACTGGATTGCAACAGAGTATGCAAATCAAAACTCACCTTCTACTTTCTTTACTATATCTGCACCTGAAGATAGACGTGTGGTGATAACTTCTGCTATTACCAACACACAAGGTGATAACATTATAATTACTTTTAATGAAAACATTATCTATTCGGTTATTCCTACCACTGACTTTACTCTTACTGGTACATCTGCTACAATAGATAGTATAACATCAAACTCCTCTTCAATTACTCTGAATTTAAGCGGAAATCTCTTGTCAAATGAAATCATCACTATCTCATATACTAAAACTAGTGGTGGAATAAACTCTACTCAAAGTACAGACATAACACTAGAAAACTTTGTGAATCAACCAATCACTAATAATGTTCTACCACCTCCAATTTTTGTTAGTGCTTATACAAACCAGCAAGGTGACATCATTACTGTCAACTTTGATAAAGTAGTCACTCTTACCAATACCACTTCTCCAACTGACTTTGCAGTAAATATTTTAGGTATTGCTACAACTAGTATAACTAGACATAATGACACTGCAATCAATCTAACACTAGACTCTAGCATTTCATTCACATCACTCACATCATCATTAACATTATCATATAATCAAACAACTAGTAATATCACAAACGTAAATAAATTATCACTTGCAAACTTTACAAATCAACCAATCACTATTAATGTTCCATTTTTTGATTTACCTTCCTTGTGGAATACTAGACAGAAAATTACTATTAACAGTAACCAAATAGTTACAACTCTTCAAAACTTTACCCTTCTAGTAAGTATCTCTGATTCTGCTTTGAGCAATTCATCTGTTCTACCTAACGGTGCTGATATTATTTTCACTAGCAGTGATGGATTTACTATATTACAGCATGAAATTGAGTCATTTACTAATAATGCTACTACCGGTACTCTAGTAGCTTGGGTTCGTCTACCTACTTTGAGCAATACCAATGATACCATACTCTACATGTATTATAATGTCTCATCAGCGGCAACTATTATACATGATAATGTTTGGGATTCAGACTATGAAATAATTTATCACATGGATTAA